The Paenibacillus sp. FSL R7-0345 DNA segment GATCATTTTACTATCGATACTAATCATTATTGCATTATTTTTTGCAGGAATTTTTATTAACAATAAGCTTCAACTGGGACGCGAAGAAAAAAAGATCGTTCCTTACGGTGAGTCCGTTGTTATAGACGGAAAAAAAATGAATGTTCAGATCTCCGGAAATGGCAGCAAAACCATCGTATTATTACCTGGCTATATGACAGCCGCACCCGTTATTGATTTCAAGCCTCTGATTGATGAGTTAGAAAAAAAGGTTCGCGTTATTGTGGTAGAACCGTTCGGTTATGGTTTAAGTGAGGATACAGACACGGAAAGATCCGTTGAACATTTAACAGAGGAACTACATAAGGTACTGGTTATGCAGGGAATTAACAAATACACGATTATGGCGCATTCCATTTCAGGGGTATACTCTCTTGACTATATTCACAAATACCCTCATGAAGTTGAAGCCTTTATAGGGATTGATAGCAGTCTTCCCTCTCAGGGAGGGGCTGATGATAATAATCAGGGGGCCATTGAATGGCTAAGTAAGTCTGGACTGTTCCGGTTACTCTCCAATATAAACGCTGATATACTGAACATTCCGGATGTGGGAGCTGTACTGGGCGAGCAGTATAAATATTTATCACTTAAAAATATAGGGTCAAAGGCAACCATGAATGAAGGCAAAGCAATGCCGGAGAATTTTAATAAAACCGCTGAGATCCAGTATCCCAAGAATCTGCCCGTGTTATACTTTTTGGCTACTGAAAGTACAGAGCCTGATGATAACTGGTTGAAGATTCATAAGGATATGGTTAAGAATAGTGAAAAATCCGCTATTGAAATCCTAGAGGGAGGGCACTATCTACACCATACTCAAGCAAAGCAAATAGCTGAACTTACTGCTGCTTTTTTAGAGTGATATGTTCACTCCATTGATAAGATTGTGAGGTTAGCCGGCTTAATCCGGTTAACCTCATTTTTCATCTAGAGCAGCTGGAGCGTCTCAACCAATTCCTCTATCTTTGAACGGGAAATTAAATATACAGGACCCATTATTTCTACTTTGCCGTCCTTTACACGTATAGCGCTCTCCTGCTCTGCCGCATAAACCTCAATTTTTTCAGATAAGGGAAACAGGTAGCCTTGAACAAATGTGGCGTAGTCGCGTTTAGAATGAGATTCATAGGCAAAAGGATCACAGCCCATACCATCATATACACTGCCTGTTTCAGCGTCATCGTCTGCGTCATTCAATTTCAGCCAGTTCGCAGCCATATTTAACGAACCGGCGCTGGCACCCAATATAACGGCATTGCTGTTCTTAATAAGAT contains these protein-coding regions:
- a CDS encoding alpha/beta hydrolase; its protein translation is MKKTFKIVGIILLSILIIIALFFAGIFINNKLQLGREEKKIVPYGESVVIDGKKMNVQISGNGSKTIVLLPGYMTAAPVIDFKPLIDELEKKVRVIVVEPFGYGLSEDTDTERSVEHLTEELHKVLVMQGINKYTIMAHSISGVYSLDYIHKYPHEVEAFIGIDSSLPSQGGADDNNQGAIEWLSKSGLFRLLSNINADILNIPDVGAVLGEQYKYLSLKNIGSKATMNEGKAMPENFNKTAEIQYPKNLPVLYFLATESTEPDDNWLKIHKDMVKNSEKSAIEILEGGHYLHHTQAKQIAELTAAFLE
- a CDS encoding Type 1 glutamine amidotransferase-like domain-containing protein, giving the protein MNTHYYFSWFNDFFPERLVKCLQEDIQDRKSLVMISAGPSGCEDKQINFADSSEWTWLHQANLIFDEYHFIDYRMQKEEARRVLHNASVIFLCGGDPVWQNGFLAEYELSDLIKNSNAVILGASAGSLNMAANWLKLNDADDDAETGSVYDGMGCDPFAYESHSKRDYATFVQGYLFPLSEKIEVYAAEQESAIRVKDGKVEIMGPVYLISRSKIEELVETLQLL